A region from the Nocardioides coralli genome encodes:
- the pepN gene encoding aminopeptidase N: MSLTLSEARARAALLSDVSYELDFDLTRREDFGVRAVVRFRCHEQGAATFLELTSARDVVVDGVLAADYDGHRLPLRDLARDNEVVVEARLPYVTDGDGMHTFTDPADGETYVGAYVGMDLCQRIFPCFDQNDLKAPVTVTVTAPEGWTALANGRLAEQEGTRWRFATTEPIPLPMFTVCAGPWHSHTWEHAGIPFGWHARASLATQLDRDIEELRHVTESCFDRFQDMFGEPYAFGSYDQVFVPGLNWGALENPGCITYRDETLPVGVPTANERRRRATVIAHEMAHQWFGNLVTMTWWEDTWLQESFADYMGYRLADEAAGFGGNFVSFAVGGKARAYAADERRSTHPVAPLAEEVPDVDEASNNFDSISYAKGNSAIRQLVTWLGDDDFLAGLRTYFARHRFGNAVLDDFVAALDEATDRDVRAWVQAWLRTTGFDTIRVTGDDDGVVLSREGSRPHRFTVTAYDADLVATATEVVDLADAPLRLPLGPGVSAVVPNSRGETFARLRLDPRTWEALSRDLALVAEDDTRAIVWSTAIDLVRCGELTPDDFLGLVTRHLPRERNVGILDVVLTWASGELVTRHLDPAGAPAAIATVAAACETGLASEPDDTMAVALTRVLARTTPDALLLQRWLLDRETHTGQEVDSHVRWQAIHRLAALGAIGAEEIRDERAADGTIAGVLGAARALAALPTEEAKAAAWERMTGEPPLSNREFEATAAGLWDPEQPGLVHPYVSRYLTEGLALAVKRGPSFEDRLGRAFPAVAFTEPLVEELADALRGDVPTVLRRAWDDALDDLRRSRG, from the coding sequence ATGTCTCTCACCCTCTCGGAGGCGCGCGCGCGAGCGGCGCTGCTCTCGGACGTGTCCTACGAGCTCGACTTCGACCTCACCCGGCGCGAGGACTTCGGAGTCCGCGCCGTGGTCCGGTTCCGCTGCCACGAGCAGGGAGCGGCGACGTTCCTCGAGCTGACCTCGGCCCGCGACGTCGTGGTCGACGGCGTGCTCGCCGCCGACTACGACGGGCACCGGCTTCCGCTGCGCGACCTCGCGCGGGACAACGAGGTGGTCGTCGAGGCACGGCTGCCCTACGTCACCGACGGTGACGGCATGCACACCTTCACCGACCCCGCCGACGGCGAGACCTACGTCGGCGCGTACGTCGGCATGGACCTGTGCCAGCGGATCTTCCCCTGCTTCGACCAGAACGACCTCAAGGCGCCGGTCACCGTGACGGTGACCGCGCCGGAGGGCTGGACCGCTCTCGCCAACGGCCGTCTCGCCGAGCAGGAGGGCACGCGCTGGCGGTTCGCGACCACCGAGCCGATCCCGCTGCCGATGTTCACGGTGTGCGCGGGCCCCTGGCACTCCCACACGTGGGAGCACGCCGGCATCCCGTTCGGCTGGCACGCGCGGGCCTCGCTCGCGACACAGCTCGACCGTGACATCGAGGAGCTGCGCCACGTCACCGAGTCCTGCTTCGACCGCTTCCAGGACATGTTCGGCGAGCCCTACGCCTTCGGCAGCTACGACCAGGTGTTCGTGCCGGGGCTCAACTGGGGCGCGTTGGAGAACCCCGGGTGCATCACCTACCGCGACGAGACGCTGCCGGTGGGCGTGCCGACGGCCAACGAGCGGCGGCGGCGGGCGACCGTCATCGCCCACGAGATGGCGCACCAGTGGTTCGGCAACCTGGTGACGATGACGTGGTGGGAGGACACCTGGCTCCAGGAGTCCTTCGCCGACTACATGGGCTACCGGCTCGCCGACGAGGCCGCGGGCTTCGGCGGCAACTTCGTCAGCTTCGCCGTCGGCGGCAAGGCCCGCGCCTACGCCGCCGACGAGCGGCGCTCGACGCACCCGGTGGCCCCGCTGGCCGAGGAGGTGCCCGACGTCGACGAGGCGAGCAACAACTTCGACTCCATCTCCTACGCCAAGGGCAACTCGGCGATCCGCCAGCTGGTCACGTGGCTCGGCGACGACGACTTCCTCGCCGGGCTGCGGACCTACTTCGCGCGCCACCGCTTCGGCAACGCGGTGCTCGACGACTTCGTCGCGGCGCTCGACGAGGCGACCGACCGCGACGTGCGCGCCTGGGTCCAGGCCTGGCTACGCACCACGGGCTTCGACACCATCCGGGTCACCGGTGACGACGACGGCGTCGTGCTGTCCCGGGAGGGGTCCCGGCCCCACCGCTTCACCGTGACGGCGTACGACGCCGACCTGGTCGCCACGGCCACCGAGGTGGTCGACCTCGCCGATGCACCCCTGCGGCTGCCGCTGGGACCGGGCGTTTCGGCCGTGGTCCCCAACAGCCGGGGCGAGACCTTCGCCCGGCTGCGGCTCGACCCTCGGACGTGGGAGGCGCTCTCCCGTGACCTCGCCCTGGTCGCCGAGGACGACACCCGCGCCATCGTGTGGAGCACCGCGATCGACCTGGTGCGGTGCGGCGAGCTGACACCCGACGACTTCCTCGGCCTCGTCACCCGCCACCTGCCGCGGGAGCGCAACGTCGGCATCCTCGACGTCGTCCTGACCTGGGCGAGCGGTGAGCTCGTGACGCGTCACCTCGACCCCGCCGGGGCGCCGGCGGCCATCGCGACGGTCGCGGCTGCCTGCGAGACCGGTCTGGCGTCCGAGCCCGACGACACGATGGCGGTCGCCCTGACCCGGGTGCTGGCCCGCACCACCCCCGACGCGCTGCTGCTCCAGCGCTGGCTGCTGGACCGCGAGACCCACACCGGTCAGGAGGTCGACAGTCACGTGCGCTGGCAGGCGATCCACCGGTTGGCCGCGCTCGGGGCGATCGGGGCGGAGGAGATCCGTGACGAGCGGGCGGCGGACGGCACCATCGCCGGCGTGCTCGGCGCGGCCCGCGCGCTCGCTGCCCTCCCCACCGAGGAGGCGAAGGCGGCCGCCTGGGAGCGGATGACCGGCGAGCCGCCCCTGTCGAACCGGGAGTTCGAGGCGACCGCGGCCGGTCTCTGGGACCCCGAGCAGCCCGGGCTCGTGCACCCCTACGTGAGCCGCTACCTCACCGAGGGCCTGGCGCTCGCGGTCAAGCGTGGGCCCAGCTTCGAGGACCGGCTCGGCCGCGCCTTCCCGGCGGTGG
- a CDS encoding 50S ribosomal protein L25/general stress protein Ctc codes for MAEKINAEQRTEFGKGAARRIRRADKIPAVVYGHGNEPMHLTLPGHETMMALKHGGKNALLDLQIDGDAQLALTKQVQVDPIRRTIEHVDFVAVKRGEKVHVEVPIHVVGEAAPETLVVTENSWVEVEAEATHIPEYFEVSVEGAEVGTLIHASDIDIPSGSTLLSDPELLIVNVAQQRSEEELEAELEEAEAEVGIERDESEDEAAEGAGDEAAEGGDDSEGDSAE; via the coding sequence ATGGCCGAGAAGATCAACGCCGAGCAGCGCACCGAGTTCGGCAAGGGTGCCGCCCGCCGGATCCGCCGCGCGGACAAGATCCCCGCCGTCGTGTACGGCCACGGCAACGAGCCGATGCACCTGACCCTCCCGGGCCACGAGACCATGATGGCGCTCAAGCACGGTGGCAAGAACGCGCTGCTCGACCTGCAGATCGACGGCGACGCCCAGCTGGCGCTGACCAAGCAGGTGCAGGTCGACCCCATCCGCCGCACCATCGAGCACGTCGACTTCGTGGCGGTGAAGCGCGGTGAGAAGGTCCACGTCGAGGTTCCGATCCACGTCGTCGGCGAGGCCGCCCCGGAGACCCTGGTCGTCACCGAGAACTCGTGGGTCGAGGTCGAGGCCGAGGCCACCCACATCCCCGAGTACTTCGAGGTGTCGGTCGAGGGCGCCGAGGTCGGCACCCTGATCCACGCCTCCGACATCGACATCCCGTCGGGCTCCACCCTGCTCTCCGACCCGGAGCTGCTCATCGTCAACGTCGCCCAGCAGCGCTCCGAGGAGGAGCTGGAGGCCGAGCTCGAGGAGGCCGAGGCCGAGGTCGGCATCGAGCGCGACGAGTCCGAGGACGAGGCTGCCGAGGGCGCCGGTGACGAGGCCGCCGAGGGCGGCGACGACTCCGAGGGCGACTCCGCCGAGTGA
- the pth gene encoding aminoacyl-tRNA hydrolase, with protein sequence MTPQTTHADTSEVWLVVGLGNPGPSYAGHRHNVGYLVCDELASRMGGGFRAHKSGRADVVEGRLTPPGTPGPRVVLGRARGYMNESGGPAKALATFYKVPPERVVVVHDELDIPFGTLRVKRGGGDNGHNGLRSLRSSLGTGEFYRVRVGIGRPPGRQDVSDFVLSPYSTVERKELPFQVDRAADAVESLVCEGLERTQQTFNS encoded by the coding sequence ATGACGCCCCAGACGACGCACGCCGACACCAGCGAGGTGTGGCTCGTGGTCGGGCTCGGCAATCCCGGCCCGTCGTACGCCGGCCACCGGCACAACGTGGGCTACCTCGTCTGCGACGAGCTGGCCTCCCGCATGGGCGGCGGCTTCCGCGCCCACAAGTCGGGACGCGCCGACGTGGTGGAGGGCCGGCTGACCCCGCCCGGGACGCCCGGTCCCCGCGTGGTGCTCGGGCGTGCCCGTGGCTACATGAACGAGTCGGGCGGTCCCGCCAAGGCGCTGGCCACCTTCTACAAGGTGCCGCCCGAGCGCGTCGTCGTCGTCCACGATGAGCTCGACATCCCGTTCGGCACGCTGCGCGTCAAGCGCGGCGGTGGCGACAACGGCCACAACGGCCTGCGCTCGCTGCGGTCCTCGCTCGGCACCGGGGAGTTCTACCGGGTGCGCGTCGGCATCGGTCGGCCCCCGGGCCGACAGGACGTGTCGGACTTCGTGCTCTCCCCCTACTCGACCGTCGAGCGCAAGGAGCTCCCGTTCCAGGTCGACCGCGCGGCCGACGCCGTCGAGTCCCTGGTCTGCGAGGGCCTCGAGCGCACCCAGCAGACCTTCAACTCCTGA
- a CDS encoding 3'(2'),5'-bisphosphate nucleotidase CysQ, whose product MTDQPPAAIASDDHAFAVWAAERAGARLLQVRTEGLEGKALKDAGDAAAQETLAALLAEHRPGDAVLSEEASDDRARLEADRVWIIDPLDGTREFSEPPRDDWAVHVALWEKGDLVAGAVAQPALGEIYNTGTPSVVPPRSSDRPRIAVSRTRPPAFVEALAAEIDAELVPMGSAGVKVMSVVRDVADAYVHAGGQYQWDNAAPVAVARAAGLHCSRVDGSPLVYNEADTSLPDLVVCRPELAEEILDFVRRHGTD is encoded by the coding sequence GTGACCGACCAGCCACCTGCCGCCATCGCCTCCGACGACCACGCCTTCGCCGTGTGGGCCGCCGAGCGGGCCGGCGCCCGGTTGCTCCAGGTCCGCACCGAGGGACTGGAGGGCAAGGCCCTCAAGGACGCCGGCGACGCCGCCGCACAGGAGACGCTCGCCGCGCTGCTGGCCGAGCACCGGCCCGGGGACGCGGTGCTCTCGGAGGAGGCGAGCGACGACCGGGCCCGCCTCGAGGCGGACCGGGTCTGGATCATCGACCCCCTCGACGGGACGCGCGAGTTCTCCGAGCCGCCCCGCGACGACTGGGCGGTCCACGTCGCGCTGTGGGAGAAGGGCGACCTGGTGGCGGGTGCCGTGGCGCAGCCCGCGCTCGGCGAGATCTACAACACCGGTACGCCGTCGGTCGTCCCGCCGCGCAGCAGCGACCGGCCGCGGATCGCCGTCTCCCGCACCCGGCCGCCGGCCTTCGTGGAGGCCCTCGCCGCCGAGATCGACGCCGAGCTGGTGCCGATGGGCTCGGCCGGGGTCAAGGTGATGAGCGTCGTCCGCGACGTCGCCGACGCCTACGTCCATGCCGGCGGGCAGTACCAGTGGGACAACGCCGCACCGGTGGCCGTGGCGCGCGCGGCCGGGCTCCACTGCTCACGGGTCGACGGCTCGCCGCTGGTCTACAACGAGGCGGACACCTCGCTGCCCGACCTCGTGGTGTGCCGCCCGGAGCTCGCCGAGGAGATCCTCGACTTCGTGCGGCGGCACGGCACCGACTGA
- a CDS encoding LCP family protein, whose amino-acid sequence MPRLASRRRILRASIFGGVVLVVLAVAAFAGLYATQSRLAGQVQRIEGVFDGLEQRPERPTSGPGAESVNILLMGTDRRSDVATTGAGAGAAEWVPGAQRTDTIMVLHLDADRETGSLISIPRDSWVAIPGYGEAKINAAFSFAGPSLAVATVEQLTGLRMDHLAVVDWSGFEAMIDEVGGVTVKVPRTVTDSKRKITWTKGEHFLDGERALKYVGQRYGLPNGDLDRVRRQQAVLRALLAQSMTELRSSSPLDLYDLLDTATQHVSVDEEFEVGEMRDLLLDVRGMRKGSMHFLTAPVAGFGWEGEQSVVYLDGPANAAMWRDVREDRMDAWLDRNPGLEVTGPVS is encoded by the coding sequence ATGCCACGCCTCGCGTCGCGTCGCCGCATCCTGCGCGCCTCGATCTTCGGGGGCGTCGTGCTGGTCGTGCTCGCCGTCGCGGCCTTCGCCGGGCTCTACGCAACGCAGTCGCGGCTCGCCGGCCAGGTGCAGCGGATCGAGGGTGTCTTCGACGGACTGGAGCAGCGGCCGGAGCGACCCACGTCGGGTCCCGGAGCCGAGTCGGTCAACATCCTGCTGATGGGCACCGACCGTCGCTCGGACGTGGCGACCACGGGTGCCGGCGCCGGCGCGGCCGAGTGGGTCCCGGGCGCCCAGCGGACCGACACCATCATGGTGCTGCACCTCGACGCCGACCGTGAGACGGGCTCCCTGATCTCGATCCCCCGCGACTCGTGGGTGGCGATCCCGGGCTACGGCGAGGCCAAGATCAACGCGGCGTTCTCCTTCGCCGGGCCGTCCCTGGCCGTGGCCACCGTCGAGCAGCTCACCGGCCTGCGGATGGACCACCTGGCGGTCGTCGACTGGTCCGGGTTCGAGGCGATGATCGACGAGGTCGGCGGGGTCACCGTCAAGGTGCCACGCACCGTCACCGACTCCAAGCGCAAGATCACCTGGACCAAGGGCGAGCACTTCCTCGACGGCGAGCGTGCGCTCAAGTACGTCGGGCAGCGCTACGGCCTCCCGAACGGCGACCTGGACCGGGTACGCCGCCAGCAGGCCGTGCTCCGGGCGCTGCTCGCCCAGTCGATGACCGAGCTGCGGTCCTCGAGCCCCCTCGACCTCTACGACCTGCTCGACACCGCGACCCAGCACGTCAGCGTCGACGAGGAGTTCGAGGTCGGGGAGATGCGCGACCTGCTCCTCGACGTCCGGGGCATGCGCAAGGGGTCGATGCACTTCCTCACCGCACCCGTGGCCGGCTTCGGCTGGGAGGGCGAGCAGAGCGTCGTCTACCTCGACGGGCCGGCCAACGCCGCGATGTGGCGTGACGTGCGCGAGGACCGCATGGACGCCTGGCTGGACCGCAACCCGGGACTCGAGGTGACCGGCCCCGTCTCGTGA
- a CDS encoding lipopolysaccharide biosynthesis protein, with translation MLGALVWFGTSYGVAVVGYLVGNAVASRWLGLSDYGYFVVALTSSTVVGQLGLLGAHRGGLRDAARLEADDLAGLAVLRRGARAAALISLPAAALVAGLVLYLASGPDREALVLAVGFALLAVLGGLQKLWASYLRGFGRVRFASLLEGRSGGALVSCLQAASLALAWWLFPETGLAGAVLALAAGYAVPVLAAGFLVSRRWSGVPGSGSVVGDVREMVGRNWRFAVNQVAVYLAGTVEIWIAAAVLVSADASFYSAAQRMALVLAIAPTSLQVVFAPVISRMLASGDRARLEAVLRTGASVSAVATLVLLVPMLVVPGDLLALVFGEPFREAALLLFLLSAAQIGNVVSGQCGTALTMSHQEGVVATVQSVSVALRVGLGTAAALLVGVVGLAVVSSAISIAVYLTLWWLARQRLGLRTHPTLRPRLGLLRRTAG, from the coding sequence GTGCTGGGCGCGCTGGTGTGGTTCGGCACGTCCTACGGCGTGGCCGTCGTCGGCTACCTGGTCGGCAACGCGGTCGCCAGTCGGTGGTTGGGCCTCTCCGACTACGGCTACTTCGTGGTCGCGCTGACCTCCTCGACGGTCGTCGGCCAGCTCGGCCTGCTCGGCGCCCACCGGGGTGGCCTGCGCGACGCCGCCCGGCTCGAGGCGGATGACCTCGCCGGTCTCGCGGTGCTGCGGCGGGGCGCCCGCGCTGCGGCACTGATCAGCCTGCCTGCGGCCGCCCTCGTCGCCGGCCTGGTCCTCTACCTCGCCTCGGGACCCGACCGCGAGGCGCTCGTGCTGGCGGTCGGCTTCGCACTGCTGGCGGTCCTCGGTGGTCTGCAGAAGCTCTGGGCGAGCTACCTGCGCGGCTTCGGCCGGGTCCGCTTCGCGAGCCTGCTCGAGGGCCGGTCCGGCGGCGCCCTGGTCAGCTGCCTGCAGGCCGCATCCCTCGCCCTGGCCTGGTGGCTGTTCCCCGAGACGGGACTGGCGGGGGCGGTGCTCGCGCTCGCCGCCGGGTACGCCGTCCCCGTCCTGGCCGCGGGCTTCCTCGTGAGCCGTCGGTGGTCGGGCGTACCCGGCTCGGGCTCCGTGGTGGGCGACGTCCGCGAGATGGTCGGCCGGAACTGGCGGTTCGCGGTCAACCAGGTCGCTGTCTACCTCGCGGGCACGGTCGAGATCTGGATCGCCGCTGCCGTGCTCGTCAGCGCCGACGCCTCCTTCTACTCCGCTGCCCAACGGATGGCGCTGGTGCTGGCCATCGCCCCGACCTCGCTCCAGGTCGTCTTCGCCCCGGTGATCTCACGGATGCTCGCCAGCGGTGACCGCGCCCGGCTCGAGGCGGTGCTGCGGACCGGCGCATCGGTGTCCGCCGTGGCCACCCTGGTGCTGCTCGTGCCGATGCTCGTGGTGCCCGGCGACCTGCTCGCCCTCGTCTTCGGCGAGCCGTTCCGCGAGGCAGCGCTCCTGCTGTTCCTGCTGTCCGCGGCCCAGATCGGCAACGTGGTCAGCGGCCAGTGCGGCACCGCGCTGACCATGTCGCACCAGGAGGGCGTCGTCGCCACGGTGCAGTCGGTCTCGGTGGCGCTCCGGGTCGGGCTCGGCACCGCCGCGGCGCTGCTGGTGGGCGTGGTCGGGCTGGCCGTGGTCTCCTCGGCGATCTCGATCGCGGTGTACCTGACGCTGTGGTGGCTGGCGCGGCAGCGACTCGGGCTGCGCACCCACCCGACGCTGCGCCCGCGGCTGGGCCTGCTGCGGCGTACGGCCGGCTGA
- a CDS encoding tyrosine-protein kinase domain-containing protein yields MEQDVTTLGDHLAIMRRRWRLPVVFLVLGVAAGVGLSALQDPLYRAESTLLLEPDKVSTTAVVMDADEVATQARVVASAPVAQRVVERLDLDELPDELLGTVTADVIEQTRTVAITAERGTAAEAAAVANAFAEEFVAYRTDAATSAADDERNRLFAQLGRLRADLSLVQAELDNSRLGPVRRQRLEAQEQSLLTVEAEIRTQLAILQSDQPTGNVGGQLLRSAEEPATPAQPQPIRSGAFGGVLGLLLGILLAYVRDRFDDAIRDEQRLRTAVGVPVLGRIPQTQGDGSRLVTIVAPTSPESEGYRSLTTNIRFLTARGGELTQGEMLVVSSADAGEGKTTVATNVAVTAARVGLAVILVDADLRNPRVAERFGIEVPLGLSHVLADQADIEDTLYDAAAIDAPGLRIMSAGAIPPNPAELLAGPRAAALWKELRDMADLVIIDTAPVLKVADTLEIVSEADLAVLVTRHRTSRVHKVTAVVERVRQVGGPVSGVAFCGVPQKDAPYGYGVARE; encoded by the coding sequence GTGGAGCAGGACGTCACGACGCTCGGAGACCATCTCGCGATCATGCGTCGTCGGTGGCGGCTGCCTGTCGTCTTCCTGGTCCTCGGCGTCGCCGCCGGGGTCGGGCTGAGTGCGCTGCAGGATCCGCTCTACCGTGCGGAGTCGACCCTGCTGCTCGAGCCCGACAAGGTCAGCACCACGGCCGTGGTGATGGATGCCGACGAGGTGGCCACCCAGGCGCGAGTCGTGGCCTCGGCGCCGGTCGCCCAGCGGGTGGTCGAGCGGCTCGACCTCGACGAGCTGCCCGACGAGCTGCTGGGCACGGTGACGGCCGACGTCATCGAGCAGACCCGCACGGTCGCCATCACCGCGGAGCGGGGGACGGCCGCGGAGGCCGCGGCGGTCGCCAACGCTTTCGCCGAGGAGTTCGTCGCCTACCGCACGGATGCTGCCACCTCGGCCGCCGACGACGAGCGCAACCGGCTCTTCGCGCAGCTGGGCAGGCTGCGGGCCGACCTCAGCCTCGTGCAGGCCGAGCTCGACAACAGCCGTCTCGGTCCCGTTCGCCGGCAGCGTCTCGAGGCCCAGGAGCAGAGCCTCCTCACGGTGGAGGCCGAGATCCGCACCCAGCTGGCGATCCTCCAGTCCGACCAGCCGACCGGCAACGTCGGCGGACAGCTGTTGCGCAGCGCGGAGGAGCCCGCGACCCCGGCGCAGCCGCAGCCGATCCGGTCCGGCGCCTTCGGCGGGGTCCTGGGGCTGCTGTTGGGCATCCTGCTCGCCTACGTCCGCGATCGGTTCGACGACGCCATCCGCGACGAGCAGCGGCTCCGCACCGCCGTCGGCGTACCCGTGCTCGGCCGCATCCCGCAGACCCAGGGCGACGGCTCGAGACTCGTCACGATCGTGGCCCCCACCTCGCCCGAGAGCGAGGGCTACCGGTCCCTCACCACCAACATCCGGTTCCTCACCGCGCGCGGTGGTGAGCTGACGCAGGGCGAGATGCTGGTCGTGTCGTCAGCCGATGCCGGCGAGGGCAAGACGACCGTGGCCACCAACGTGGCGGTCACGGCGGCCCGGGTCGGGCTGGCGGTGATCCTCGTCGACGCCGACCTGCGCAACCCCCGCGTCGCGGAGCGCTTCGGCATCGAGGTCCCGCTCGGGCTGAGCCACGTGCTCGCCGACCAGGCCGACATCGAGGACACGCTCTACGACGCCGCGGCCATCGACGCCCCTGGACTGCGGATCATGTCGGCAGGCGCGATCCCGCCCAACCCGGCCGAGCTCCTGGCGGGGCCCCGCGCGGCGGCGCTCTGGAAGGAGCTGCGCGACATGGCCGACCTGGTCATCATCGACACCGCCCCGGTCCTCAAGGTGGCCGACACCCTGGAGATCGTGAGCGAGGCCGACCTGGCCGTCCTGGTCACCCGCCACCGCACCTCACGCGTCCACAAGGTGACCGCGGTGGTCGAGCGGGTCCGCCAGGTGGGCGGCCCGGTGTCGGGCGTCGCCTTCTGCGGCGTCCCGCAGAAGGACGCACCCTACGGCTACGGCGTCGCCAGGGAGTGA
- a CDS encoding sulfotransferase, producing MTERETRAEPIGGMRKSAWFNRVRRQLPEPVADVARSSARTIGTTTAALREMPDFLVVGAKKGGTTSVANWLVQHPQVMPMFPRVQRHKSPHYFDINYWRGPDWYLSHFPTRWARAARRRRTGGAAVGESSPYYLFHPAAPGRIRETAPDARLIAILREPVSRAHSNYWDRVVAGTEDLPTFEAAIEAEAGRTSGVTDAWLADPAHYDFDHDHHTYLARGHYAEQLRRYFAVFPREQLLVLPLEALKTDAAGAFRRIEDHLGLDHHPVDLSPRNAREANPKILPETRERLADYYAPWNAELRDLLGEDFGW from the coding sequence ATGACCGAACGAGAGACCCGCGCCGAACCCATCGGTGGCATGCGGAAGTCGGCCTGGTTCAACCGCGTGCGACGCCAGCTCCCGGAGCCCGTGGCCGACGTCGCCCGGAGCTCGGCCCGGACGATCGGCACGACCACCGCGGCGCTGCGCGAGATGCCGGACTTCCTCGTCGTCGGCGCCAAGAAGGGGGGCACCACGTCGGTGGCGAACTGGCTGGTGCAGCACCCGCAGGTGATGCCGATGTTCCCCCGGGTGCAGCGGCACAAGAGCCCCCACTACTTCGACATCAACTACTGGCGCGGCCCGGACTGGTACCTGTCGCACTTCCCCACCCGCTGGGCGCGGGCAGCCCGTCGGCGCCGCACCGGCGGCGCGGCCGTCGGCGAGAGCTCGCCCTACTACCTCTTCCACCCCGCGGCCCCGGGACGGATCCGCGAGACCGCCCCCGACGCCAGGCTGATCGCGATCCTCCGCGAGCCGGTCTCCCGGGCGCACTCCAACTACTGGGACCGCGTCGTGGCCGGCACGGAGGACCTGCCCACGTTCGAGGCCGCCATCGAGGCCGAGGCGGGACGCACGTCCGGCGTCACCGACGCCTGGCTGGCCGATCCCGCGCACTACGACTTCGACCACGACCACCACACCTACCTGGCCCGTGGCCACTACGCCGAACAGCTGCGCCGCTACTTCGCGGTCTTCCCGCGCGAGCAGCTGCTCGTGCTGCCGCTGGAGGCCCTCAAGACCGACGCAGCAGGTGCCTTCCGCCGGATCGAGGACCACCTCGGCCTCGACCACCACCCGGTCGACCTCTCACCCCGCAACGCCCGCGAGGCCAACCCCAAGATCCTCCCCGAGACCCGGGAGCGCCTCGCCGACTACTACGCGCCCTGGAACGCCGAGCTCAGGGACCTCCTCGGAGAAGACTTCGGGTGGTGA
- a CDS encoding sulfotransferase family protein, with product MSARLGGGPDIVIAGAARSGTSFLASTLGGHPQVDACAVKEPNYFSREFARGEEWYDALFPARRDDRLRLDASMSYTFPHFPDALDRLAEAAPGATVLYLVRHPVARMLSHFQLHRDYFRNEPASTLGAALDRGSVYAGTSDYAEWLRRLDKLFGPDRLLVVPFSAVTGHLEEVLDVVADRTGLERAPFDAAAETARAHRNDVVALRGRGVLLGRRLVRRSGLYPALRRGLGPDRLRRVRSLVTRPVETESLAGALATCRVEQRVMLAERYASATAAVADHLATQDVRLGLDWSSVWSRECPLPGRCGSDW from the coding sequence ATGTCTGCACGGTTGGGGGGCGGACCCGACATCGTCATCGCCGGAGCGGCGCGATCGGGCACGTCGTTCCTGGCGTCGACGCTGGGAGGACACCCGCAGGTCGACGCCTGCGCGGTGAAGGAGCCGAACTACTTCAGCCGCGAGTTCGCGCGCGGCGAGGAGTGGTACGACGCGCTCTTCCCGGCACGCCGCGACGACCGGTTGCGACTCGACGCGAGCATGTCCTACACCTTCCCGCACTTCCCCGACGCGCTGGACCGGTTGGCCGAGGCGGCGCCGGGTGCGACCGTCCTCTACCTCGTGCGGCATCCCGTCGCACGGATGCTCTCCCACTTCCAGCTCCACCGGGACTACTTCCGCAACGAGCCCGCGAGCACGCTCGGCGCGGCACTCGACCGCGGCTCGGTCTACGCCGGCACCAGCGACTACGCCGAGTGGCTGCGGCGCCTGGACAAGCTCTTCGGCCCCGACCGCCTGCTGGTGGTGCCGTTCAGCGCGGTGACCGGTCACCTCGAGGAGGTGCTCGACGTCGTGGCCGATCGCACCGGGCTCGAGCGGGCACCGTTCGACGCGGCGGCCGAGACGGCTCGGGCGCACCGCAACGACGTGGTCGCCCTGCGGGGCAGGGGGGTCCTCCTCGGGCGCCGACTGGTGCGCAGGTCAGGCCTCTACCCCGCCCTGCGACGCGGCCTGGGACCCGACCGGCTGCGCCGGGTCCGGTCGTTGGTGACGCGGCCCGTGGAGACCGAGTCGCTGGCGGGCGCCCTGGCGACCTGTCGGGTCGAGCAGCGCGTGATGCTCGCCGAGCGCTACGCCTCGGCCACCGCCGCCGTCGCCGATCACCTGGCGACCCAGGACGTCCGGCTCGGGCTGGACTGGAGCTCGGTGTGGAGCCGGGAGTGTCCCCTGCCCGGCCGCTGCGGGAGTGACTGGTGA